In the genome of Abyssalbus ytuae, the window ATGAGTTTAAATCCCACGCCACAGCCACATAATTCATCATAAGGATAACTACAATCATCCTGTTTTGGGTCTAAAACTGCAATGGCTTCCGGAATATTTTTTCCCGGCCTGTGATGATCACAAATAATAAAATCTATCCCTTTTTCTTTGGCATAAAGCACCTTATCTACAGCTTTTATACCACAATCGAGAGCAATAATCAATGAAAATTCATTATCATGGGCAAAATCAATTCCCTGAAACGAAATTCCATAACCCTCTTCATACCTGTCGGGAATATAAGTTGCTACATTAGGATAAAAAGACAAGAAATAGGAGTACATTAACGAAACTGCTGTAGTACCATCTACATCATAATCTCCGTAAATAAGAATGTTTTCTCCCTGTTTTATTGCATGTTCTATCCTTTCAACAGCCTTATCCATATCTTTCATTAAAAAGGGATCATGAAGATGTGTTAATGAAGGCCGGAAGAACATTTTTGCTTCCTCAAAATTTTTAACCCCACGCTGTATCAAGAGCGTAGCAATAATTTCATCAACATTCAATTCCCTCATTAAACAATCTATATCCTGCCGGTTTGGTTTTGGTTTTATGGTCCACCGCATACTGATTTACAAATTATAGTTTTAAAAATTTCTGTTTTTCAGTTTGCTAATCAAACTATTGTTTTAGGTGAGGGTTTTTAGGTTAAATAAGATTTATGAATTATGGAAAAAAGTTTTAATATTCATCTGGGCGAATTTCCTGAACATTTCCATCACTCCACAATACCTTTCTACGGATAAATCGACTGCTTTTTGCAATTTACTTTCATTAAGGTCTTTTCCGTAAAAATGATATTCAACATGAACAGTATGATAATATTTAGGGTGTTCATCGGTTAATTCTCCTTCAACATCTATACTGAAATCATCTACTTCAAGCTTCATTTTTTTAATAAGAGAAGCTACATCCAGACCTGAACATCCTGCCAATGAACTAAGCATCAATGCCTTTGGTCTTAACCCTTGTCCTTGTCCTCCAAATTCCGGGTCAGCTTCAATAAATAAATTGTGTCCTGAGGGGTTATCACTTTCCATCCTCATACCACCTTTCCATGTAGTAACTACTTTATGAGATGCCATATATTATGTTTTTATTTCCGTCAAAATTAGGGATTATAAAATATAATTAATGTTTATAAATGCCTATTTTGTATTTTGCAACAAAATATAAATTAAACCATGTTATTAGTAAAACCATTCTCTTAAGCCGATATATAAACGGAAGAGTGCAACAACGAATTGGAAAAACAAAAACACAGGTTTCATTTGAATAATTATTTGTTTTATGATAGGTCAGATAGTTGTTTTAGGAGGTAGCATTTATTACCTGATAAAGAAAAAAGGAATTGAAGGGTGGTTAATGATGACAGGGACACTTTTAGGTTTATTAGTGGGTATCTTTCAACAATATATATTTCCTTTTATTCTTACAGAAAAGAATATTAATCACACACAACTTAGTTATTACTATAGTTTTTTCTTTATTATTAGTGCGCTTTTTTCTTTAATATTTGCTGTTGGATTTATTATATTAATTATAAAAAATATACAAAAAGTATAATTAATTACTTTTCCCCCCAACAACAATTACTATTTCTCCTCTGGGAGGTTTTTTTTCGTAATACTCCAAAATATCTTTTACGGTACCCCTAACTGTTTCTTCATGAAGTTTTGTAAGTTCCCGTGACACCGAGATTAACCGGTTTTCGCCAAAATAAATAACAAAATCAGTGAGCGTTTTTATAAGTTTATGAGGCGATTCGTAAAATACCATGGTGCGGGTTTCTTCGGCAAGTAGTTTTAAACGGGTTTGTCGTCCTTTTTTTACCGGTAAAAAGCCTTCAAATACAAATTTATCATTGGGCAAACCACTGTTTACCAAAGCAGGTACAAAAGCTGTTGCGCCGGGTAAGCACTCCACCTCCACGTTGTTTTCTACGCAGGTACGGGTTAATAAAAACCCCGGATCGGATATAGCCGGAGTTCCTGCATCACTTATAAGGGCTATTGTTTCTCCCCCTTTTATTTTTTTTACAATAGTTTCAACAGTTTTATGCTCGTTATGCATATGATGACTTTGCATGGGGGTATTAATTTCAAAATGTTTTAAAAGTTTGCCACTCGTTCTGGTATCTTCAGCGAGTATGACATCGGCTTCCTTTAAAATTTTTACTGCCCTATAAGTCATATCTTCAAGATTTCCTATAGGTGTAGGAACTATATATAGTTTACTCATTGACTAGTCCTTGGCTGTATTTTATTGCTCTATATATTTTAAAATTATAAAGCGCACATCAACATAAGCTGTTAGCCTTTAATTAAATCTTGCTTCTATTAACTCTAAAAACCGATGCTCATATTCTTCTTTACCTTTCCAGTTTTCATGGTCGGGTTTCACCATAGTATGAATAAACTTTTTAGCATCTTCTTCATTATTAAAGGAGTTAAGTTGAGAAATTACCCTGTTAAAATCATCAATATTGCCATTAAAAAGATGTTTTACAAATGCCAGCCTGTCATTTAACCCTACTTGTATTGCTCCTTTTAATGTAGTGTTTAAAGTTAATTGCCGCTTTTCATTCATTAACCGAATATCCGCTTCTTTGGGTGATATATCTTCAGCTTCGCGTTTAACAAATACAGGGTCAGGCATAATACCTTCCAAAATATCTTCCAGTGTTTCAGCCTTGGGCATTTCTTCTACCATATCCCGTATTGTATCCATAACAGGGGTCATTATTTCTTCTTCATTTTCATGAGGATTGCTTTCCGGTACCTGCTTGTTCCCTTCAAGTACAGAATTTGCCAGCATTTCAAACTTACTTTCAATCTCTCCTTTTCCTGTTTCAGGAGGAAGTTCTCCAAAATTAGTTTCAACAAATTTTAAAATTGTAAGCTTTTCATATAGTTTTTGCGATGCTGCCTGCAAAGCGTTAATATCTTCCCTGTCTTTCATTTGTAAAATCCTGTTAGCCAGATTTACCAATTCAATTTCTAATTTCTTCTTCATAACTTTTATGGTTTATGAGTAATAGCACGTTTATTTTTTTTAAATTTCGACCTTAAAATGAATGTTATTCTTTTCAATCTGAAAATTACGAAATGTTTCTTGAAAATACGGTAAATCATAAAGAACAATTTGGGTGGATAGAAGTAATTTGCGGATCGATGTTTTCCGGTAAAACCGAGGAGCTAATACGTAGACTTAAACGTGCACAATTTGCAAGGCAAAAAGTAGAAATTTTTAAACCGGCTATAGATGTAAGGTATAATGAAGAAATGGTAGTGTCTCATGATGATAACGAGATACGGTCTACACCAGTTCCGGCAGCTGCTAATATTAGAATACTTGCCGACAGTTGTGATGTTGTAGGTATAGATGAAGCCCAGTTTTTTGATGACGAGATAGTTACAGTATGCAATGACCTTGCCAACAGGGGCATAAGAGTTATTGTGGCCGGATTGGATATGGATTTTAAAGGAAATCCTTTTGGCCCCATGCCGGCTCTTATGGCTACTGCAGAATATGTAACCAAAGTACATGCCGTTTGTACCAGAACAGGAAATCTTGCCAACTATAGTTTTAGAAAATCCAGTAACGACAAATTGGTTCTTTTAGGTGAAACAGAAGAATATGAACCCCTTAGCAGAGCTGCTTTTTACAAAGCTATGCTTAGAGAGAAAGTTAGTAAAATGGAAGTGAATGATCCTGAAGAGATCTCAAATAAAAAAGATACCAAGTCTAAAGATGCCTAAAGTAACAGAAACTGTTTTAGAGATTAATCTGAAAAACCTGAAACAAAATCTAGAATTTCTAAAATCTAAAATAAAACCCGAAACAAAATTTCTGGCGGTTGTAAAAGCTTTTGGTTATGGCAGCGATTCTGTAGAAATTTCAAAATATCTTGAAAAATCAGGAGTTGATTATTTTGCTGTAGCCTATACAACCGAAGGGATAACGTTACGGAACGCCGGTATTAAGACCCCCATCTTAGTGTTACACCCACTCCCTTCCCACTTTAAAGAGATTGTTGAATATAACCTGGAGCCTAACTTATACAACCGGAAAGTTTTAACTGAATTTATTGAGTGTGCCAAAAAACTCAGCCAAATTAATTTTCCGATACATATTAAATTTAATACAGGGTTAAACAGACTGGGGTTTCGAGAAGAGCATATAGAGTTTATTTCCCAACAGGTAAATAGTACAGATGCAATAAAAATACAATCCGTTTTTTCACATCTTGTGGCTTCCGAAGATCTTAACGAAAAATATTTTACTTTAAACCAGATTGAAAAATTTAAAACCATTGCCGCAAAATTGTCCGGGCAAATAGGATATACCCCTGTTATGCACCAGTTAAATACATCAGGAATTCTCAATTATGCTAATGAGGGTCAATTTGATATGGTGAGAAGCGGAATAGGCTTATACGGTTACGGTAATGATACTAAACACAATGAGTGCTTAAAACCCATAGCTACACTTAAAACTGTGATTTCACAAATTCACTATATAGAAAAGGGGGAAAGTGTAGGTTATAACAGGGCATTTATTGCCAGGCAACCTGTAAAAACTGCTACTCTTCCCATAGGTCACGCAGATGGCATTGGAAGGCAATACGGTAACGGAAAAGGATTCGTAACCATTCATGGAAAAAAAGCTTATATTATAGGGAATGTTTGTATGGATATGTTAATGGTAGATATTACCGGTATTGAATGTGAAGAAGGTGACGAAGTAATTATTTTTGGAGAAAATATTACTGCCGAAGATTTAGCAGCTACAGCTGATACTATTTCATACGAATTAATAACGGATGTATCTCATCGGATAAAACGTGTGTTTCTTCGATAATTTCAGTTATCATGCTTTTAAGAAACCTTTAACATAGTTGTTTTTTACTTAACTTTAAAAAACGTATAACTAACTAAATATAAAAAAATGGGTTTTTTAAAAGATTTCAAATCCTTTTTAATGAAAGGAGACATCGTAAGCCTGGCAACAGCGGTTGTAATAGGTGGGGCATTTAATCTGGTTGTAAATTCTGCCGTAAACGATATTTTAATGCCAATTGTAGGTGTTTTAACTGGTGGAACAGATTTTACTCAAAAGTTTATAGCACTAGACGGAAACAGTTACGAATCGTTGGCAGCTGCCCAGGAAGCCGATGCAGCAGTAATTACTTATGGTAATTTAATACAGGCAATTATCAACTTTATTATTGTAGGCCTTTTTATTTATGTGTTCCTTAAAGCCTACGAAAGAACCAAGAAAAAAGAAGAAGCTGCTGCTCCTGCAGGTCCCAGTCAAACCGATTTACTTATGGAAATTCGTGACGAACTTAAAAAACAAAATAAATAGTGTCGCTACACTGCACATTCTAAATTTGTTTAACTAAACCACCTTTTTTCAAGGTGGTTTTTTTATGTGCTATTATTTTTATAACAAATTGTTATTTTTTGATTAAAGTTTTTAATTTTAATTGTACCGGTTAAAATATTCTCTAATTTTGTTATCAAATTAATTATTAAATAAAATGAGAGTAGCAGTAGTAGGCGCTACCGGCATGGTAGGCGAAGTAATGCTTAAAGTTCTTGAAGAACGTAGTTTTCCGGTTTCTGAATTAATTCCTGTAGCTTCAGAAAAATCTGTTGGTAAAGAATTAGAATTTAACGGAAAAAAATATAAGGTTATCGGTCTTGCCGATGCAGTAGCGGCTAAACCGGATGTAGCCCTGTTTTCAGCAGGTGGTGGCACATCATTAGAATGGGCCCCAAAATTTGCGGAAGTTGGAACTACCGTAATAGATAATTCATCGGCCTGGAGAATGAATACTGATAAAAAACTGGTGGTTCCGGAAATCAATGCATCATCTCTTACAACCGAGGATAAAATAATAGCCAACCCTAACTGTTCGACGATACAACTGGTTATGGCCCTGGCCCCGCTACATGATAAATACAAGATAAAAAGAGTAGTAGTCTCAACCTACCAATCTATAACCGGTACCGGTGTTAAAGCAGTAAAACAGTTAGAAAATGAATACGCCGGTGTAAAAGATGAAATGGCTTATCCATATCAAATACACAGAAATGCTCTGCCGCACTGTGATGTGTTTGAAGAAAACGGGTATACCAAAGAAGAAATGAAATTAGTTCGCGAAACTCAAAAGATATTAAATGACAAGTCTATTGCTGTAACTGCAACCGCAATACGTATACCTGTGGTGGGAGGGCACAGTGAATCAGTAAATATTCAGTTTGAAAATGATTTTGAATTATCAGACATAAGAAAAATATTAAATGACACTCCCGGGGTAACGTTACAGGATAATCCGGATACTAATACCTACCCTATGCCTATATATGCACAAGGCAAGGATGACGTTTTTGTAGGAAGGATACGAAGGGACGAATCTCAACCCAATACTGTAAATATGTGGATAGTTGCCGACAACCTGAGAAAAGGCGCTGCTACCAATGCAGTTCAGATTGCCGAATACCTGGTAGAAAAAAATATATTGTAATTTACCTATACCAAAATATGTTAAAGCTCCTGATTTCTGTTCAGGGGCTTTTTTTATTCGTTATTTTAGCACATCTTTAACCCTTTTCATTTAAAAATCAACCTGATGAAAAAATTATTTTTCATATTAACCCTCCTAATTTTAGCCACTATGTCTTCATGTAATAACAAACAACAGGTTATAAAAGGCAATTTTATACATTCCGTATATTTTTGGTTAAAAAATCCTGATAGTGAAACTGACAGAATCGCTTTTGAAACATCACTGAAGAAATTTATAAACAGTTCAGAATTTATTATTCAAAAACATATAGGCAGTCCGGCCACCACTAACAGGCAGGTAATTGACAATTCATACACCTACAGCCTGATATTAACGTTTGAAAACAAAGAAATGCAGGATAAATACCAGGAAGAAAATGTACATAAAATTTTCATTAAAGAGTCAGAACATCTCTGGGAAAAAGTACTGGTATATGATTCGGAAAATTCACTATGAAAAATTATTTAAAATATAACTCAAAGCTCATAATATAGTGTTATGGGCTTTTTTTACATATTTTTATCCCTAATTCATTCAATATATTATGAAAAAAATAACCATCTTATTATTCGCTTCAGGTGTCATTTTTTCCTGTAATGAGAATAATTCTAAAAACGAAACAACATTGAAGTACCCTACGACAAAAAAAGTAGACTCTGCCGATGTTTACTTTAACACCGAGGTTAAAGATCCCTACAGGTGGCTGGAAGATGACCGTTCCGAAGAAACTGCCCAATGGGTAAAAAATCAAAATGAAGTAACCTATGGCTATCTGGAAAAAATACCTTACAGGGATCAGCTGAAAAAAAGGATTGAACAGCAGTGGAACTATGAAAAACTTACCGCTCCTTTTAAAGAAGGTGAGTATACATATTATTACAAAAACAACGGTTTACAAAACCAGTATGTGGTGTACCGCAAAAAAGGCGACAGTAATGAAGAAGAAGTCTTTCTGGACCCTAATACCTTTTCTGAAGACGGGACTACTTCATTAATGGGATTAAGTTTTTCAAAAAGTGGTAAACTTGCTGCTTATTCTATCTCCGAAGGGGGCAGCGACTGGAGAAAGGTAATTGTAATGGATGCTGAAAAAAAGGAAATTACAGAAGATACCTTAGTAGATGTTAAGTTTAGTGGTATTGCGTGGAAAGGTGATGAAGGCTTTTTTTACTCAAGTTACGACAAGCCGGAAGGTAGTGAGTTGTCTGCAAAAACCGATCAGCACAAGTTATATTATCATAAATTAGGTACAAAACAAGCTGACGATAAGCTCATATTCGGGGGTACCGAAGAAGAAAAACACCGGTATGTAGGCGGGAATGTAACCGAAGACGACAAATACCTGGTAATTTCGGCTGCTACATCAACTTCAGGAAATAAGTTATTTATTAAAGACCTTGACAAACCTGAAAGCAAGTTGGTATCTATGGTTAATAATACAGACAGCGACAATTATATAATAGACAATGACGGTACAAAGCTGTTTATAGTTACCAATTTAAATGCTCCCAATCAAAAAATTGTAACTGCTGATGCATCTAATCCCACCCCTGATAACTGGAAAGATTTTATTCCTGAAACAGAAAATGTTTTAACCCCTTCCAAAGGAGCAGGTTACTTTTTTGCAGAATATATGGTAGATGCCATTTCCAAAGTTTTTCAATATGATTACAAAGGAAATTTAATAAGGGAAGTAAAACTACCCGGCCTGGGTAGCGTAGGGGGTTTTTCAGCTAAAAAAGATGATAAGATTATATATTATTCATTCACCAGTTATAATACCCCGGGTAAAATATATTCGTATAATCCCGAAACCAATGAAACAAACACATACTGGACACCAAATATAGATTTTAACAGTGATGAATACGAGTCAAAACAGGTGTTTTATCATTCAAAGGACAGCACCAAAATTCCTATGATTATAACTTATAAAAAAGGAATTGAACTCAATGGTAAAAACCCTACCATACTTTACGGGTATGGAGGATTTAATATCAGCCTTACCCCTTCCTTTAACACCTTAAACTCAGTGTGGCTGGAACAAGGAGGCATTTATGCGGTACCTAACCTCAGAGGGGGTGGAGAATATGGCAAAAAATGGCATGTAGCCGGAACAAAAATGCAAAAGCAAAATGTTTTTGACGATTTCATAGCCGCTGCCGAATATTTAATTGAAAACAAATACACATCGCCGGAATATCTTGCCATAAGAGGAGGATCAAACGGAGGCCTGCTTGTGGGTGCTACTATGACACAGCGTCCCGAGCTTTTTAAAGTAGCCGTTCCTGCCGTTGGGGTATTAGATATGCTTCGCTATCATAAGTTTACAGCCGGCGCCGGATGGGCGTATGATTACGGAACCTCGGAAGAAAGTGAGGAAATGTTCAATTATATTAAAGCATATTCCCCTGTTCATAATGTAAAAGAAGGCACAAATTATCCCGCCACATTAATTACTACCGGCGATCATGACGACAGGGTGGTTCCTGCCCACAGTTTTAAATTTGCTGCCGAATTACAGGAAAAACAAAGTGGTAATAATCCAACGCTCATACGTATTGAAACCAAAGCAGGGCACGGAGCAGGAAGACCCACCTCCATGTATATTGATGAATATGCCGATGTGTTCGGGTTTATTTTATACAATATGGGCTTTAAAGAACTTCCAAACCAATCGGTATTAAAAGATTTAAAAGAATAGCAAAGACCGCATTTTAAAATGCTTTACCTTATATAACCCTGCCGCTTATAAAAAAGACCGGCAGGTTTATTTTTTTAAGTTAATTAATTTGACGTTACCATACAGCCTGATTTACTATAGAACTTTTTCCTTCTTTTTTTGGAAAATTAAATAGGGTTTTAAAATAAGAAAGGGCTGCTAATGTAGCAACCCTTATTTTGAGGCGCCGAGCAGATTCGAACTGCTGTACAAGGTTTTGCAGACCTCTGCCTAGCCACTCGGCCACGACGCCATTAATTTTGTGGAGGCAAAGCTAATAATTTATTTTAAATTATTTTAATTTTAATTGCCCTGTAATTATAAAGTTTTCAATTTTCTCTCTTCAGAGTCATCTCTATAGTCACCATTTCTACATTTCCGCCTATAGGAGGGTTTATTTTAGATACTTCTATGGTAGACTCATCTGCAATGCTGATCTCGTCAAAAATGCGTCTTAAAATGCGTCTGGCAACATGTTCCAGTAATTTAGACCGTATGGCCATTTCTTCTTTAACAATACGGTTAATATGAACATAATCAACCGTGTCTTTTAAATTATCCGATTGCGCGGATGGCTGTAAATTTGCTTTTACCGATACGTCTACCCTGTAGTCACTCCCTATTTTACCTTCTTCAACAAGGCACCCATGGTAAGCATATACCTGAATGTTTTTTATTTTAATTATTCCCATTTGCCAAAAATGAACTGCAAAAATACAAAGAAGAAGTAAAAGATTCACGAAGCACATAGTTTGAAGTATAAGTGAGGGTAATTATCAATACAAAATTATAAGGGACGGATGTCCGATGCCTGATGACAAAGGTGGTGTTGATTTGTCAATTTGTTGATGCGTAAATGGTTAATTGGATTTTGATGCTTGATAATTTGGAATTCTCTCTTGCTTTTTGTTACCCTGCCGTACTGTGTCCTTTTAACTTCGTAAATAATCAGGTTTCAATATAATTATAATACTGAATATTTTCATACATCGTAAATTATGAGGTATCCTTTATAGTTTAGCCTGTTGTTAAGCAAATATACCGGCATTATGCTATGGAACACCTTCATACCATGCTATGGAGCACCATCATACTATGCTATGAAACACTTTCATACTATGCTATGGAACACCTTCATACTATGCTATGAAACACTTTCATACTATGCTACCCAAAAAATAAGTTTAAAAAGGGAGTGCCTTCCTTACCTTTTTTAATTAACGATTTATAAGCAAAGGAATGTTACTATAATAAAACTGCCGGGCGAAAAACCCGGCAGGTCTAATATATATATAGAGATATATATTGGGGCTGCGGTACCAGGTACCACATTAAAAAAGTTATGTTAGAAGGTACATCTACAATTACTGATTCCCTGAAATACATCAAGCCCTAAAGTAATCATATGAGAACCGCTGTTAAATCCTGATATTTCATTTAAAATAACCTGGTAGGAATAGGCAAAATAAAAATTACCTTTCTTTAAACCTACCATAGGACCAATATTAAGAGGGTCACCAAACTGATCGTTTAAAAAACGGTAGGATATGCCTGCCCAATAGTAATCTTCAAAATCCCAGAACCTGGCTTTAAAATTAATATCGGTACTGGACCTTCCGTCACTCTCAAAAAGCTGGTAAAAAACCGAAGGCTCCAGTTCTAAAGGGCTATTCCTTCTCCTTCTGTATTTATAACCGGCATATATATAATAACTCCTTAGCTCATTGGGTTCGAAAGTTGAAAAAATATCCTCGTTTTTATTTAAAAGGTTTGTGGCATTAAAACTTAAATAAAACCCGTTAAACCTGTATAAAAAACCGGCTTCAAAATTATGGTTAATGATGGATCGGTTACTGTTTATTGAGGGGTCAGGGTTGGTAGCCAGATACTCTTCAAAAGCTTCCTGCTTTATTTTAAACTGATTTACCAGGTATGAAATACCAAATGAAAGGAAATGATCATCATACTGATCAATAGTAAGGTGGTGGGCAAAGGATGCCTTTGCCCCGCTTTGCATAGTATTTCCATTTCTGTCATTATACAGAACGAGTCCCAGACCTGATTTATTTCCTAATCTCACATCCGACCCTATTGACTGGGTATCGGGAGCATCTTCCACACCAACCCACTGAGTTAATCCACTCATTCTAATTTTCATATGATCACCAATACCTGCGTAGGTTGGTGCAATCAAAAAAGGGTTGTCGGCAAGGTATTGTGTGGTTGGCGGGAGGGTAACTTCCTGTGCCGTGACTGCCATACCTGAAGCCAGTGCTAATATGCTATAAAATATCTTCTTCATATTACTATCTGTATAACGTAAAGTGACCTATAAACTCTCTCGGGTCGTTTTCTCCATTAATTTTAATTACATACCAATAATCACCTGTTGGTAACGGATTACCATCGTATAATCCTTTCCATCTATCGCCAACTTTAAGTGTGGCAAGCCATCTTCCGTACCTGTCGTATATTTTGGTAACCATGTTAGGGAATCCCTGGTCATTATCTATTTGCCATTCATCATTAGTACCATCACCATCAGGTGTAAATACAGGCGGAATATCTATATCGACAAATTCAATAAAGAACGGCTCGGAATATTCACAACCATTGCTGTCAATTACCGTTACAGTGTACGTATCAGTTCGGTTAATGTGGTATACATTATCATCGCCCTGGTATACCCCGTCTACATAATACTCGTACGGAGGCACACCTCCCGTACCGTTGTATGTAAACTCATTCAGGTTGGTCTCTGTTATATCTAACCCCAGATCCTGAATATCCAGAATGGTAAATGAAAGCTGTGTTGCATCATTATTCAAACATCCGTTTGGCGCCATAATTTCAATGATATGATCGCCGGGGTTTACATTTGTAAATACATTTTCAAACTGTCCTGGTCCGGCACCATCCAATGAATATATAAGGTCGGCATCGGCCGCATTAGTATCAAAAACATTTACGGTAACCGTATTTGTTGAGAAATTGTCAGTACATCCGTATTCAACTGTTACCTCAGCTGTAAGATCAAACGACGGATCAAGAGTTACATCAAGGCTGGTTCTACACTCGTTGGCATCTTCAATCAAGATAGTATATGTAATACCTCCTGCAAGGCTTCCGAATGTATGAGGTGACGGCGGAGTACCAGATGTTATCACATCTTCATAGGTCAGTGTATTAGTATCTCCAGGATATGTTATCGCTGCCCTGTACGGAGCGGTGCCTCCTTCTATTAAAACTTCTATAGAGCCTGTTAAGTCGCCGGCACAAAGTTCCTGTTGCACAGCACCTTCGTTTACTACCAGCGGTTCAGGATCTACAATTGTAAATTCTCTGGTTAAATAACATCCGTTTTCATCCTGTGCAATTATAGTGTAAGTACCCGGAGTTAAATCAGTAAAGATGTAGTTAACATCAAACTGTTCAAGATCAGGACTAATAGCATATTTAATAACTCCTGTTCCTCCTGAAACTTCATAAATAATCTGACCATTGTTTTCACCCGTACAGGTTGGATTGCTTGCAATTGCCTGAACTTCCACCAACGGATCGGGTGCTGTAATAGGTACAGGACGGGATACCACTTCACAATCAACACTTTCTACTCTTACGTAATAGGTGCCCGGACCAAGATTACTAAAGAAGGCGTTAGATTGAGGCCCCTGTAACGGGGTAAGGCCCGGATTGGCCGAAGGATCGGCATCGTATATCTCGTACATATAATCTCCGAGTCCTCCGCTGGCATCGGCCCTGATCACTGCATCGGTGTCATCGGCACAAGCCAGGAATGCAGCCGAATCATCAATTGCTACTGCCAGAGGTGTAATAGGTTCTATGGTAAGTATATTGGATGCATCCGATACACAACCGTTGGCATCC includes:
- the folB gene encoding dihydroneopterin aldolase, whose amino-acid sequence is MGIIKIKNIQVYAYHGCLVEEGKIGSDYRVDVSVKANLQPSAQSDNLKDTVDYVHINRIVKEEMAIRSKLLEHVARRILRRIFDEISIADESTIEVSKINPPIGGNVEMVTIEMTLKREN
- a CDS encoding PorP/SprF family type IX secretion system membrane protein, producing MKKIFYSILALASGMAVTAQEVTLPPTTQYLADNPFLIAPTYAGIGDHMKIRMSGLTQWVGVEDAPDTQSIGSDVRLGNKSGLGLVLYNDRNGNTMQSGAKASFAHHLTIDQYDDHFLSFGISYLVNQFKIKQEAFEEYLATNPDPSINSNRSIINHNFEAGFLYRFNGFYLSFNATNLLNKNEDIFSTFEPNELRSYYIYAGYKYRRRRNSPLELEPSVFYQLFESDGRSSTDINFKARFWDFEDYYWAGISYRFLNDQFGDPLNIGPMVGLKKGNFYFAYSYQVILNEISGFNSGSHMITLGLDVFQGISNCRCTF